Within Fusarium fujikuroi IMI 58289 draft genome, chromosome FFUJ_chr08, the genomic segment TTCTTCGCCTGTCGTCATGTTCTGTGTCCAAACACCTCCATCTCCCCACGTATTGAAGATCATGAGAGATGGATCGCGGGGAACTTGGAAGGAAATGTTGGCGACTTGCTTGCCGTTGGCGTACCAGATTGATTGGCTTGGTGTCCAGTCCAGACGATGCTCTACCCACTCGTTCCACTTGAGACCATCGGGGAGTGTTGTGTTCCGCGTTGCTTTGGGATATACTTCGCCTTCAATGCTGTAACCCGGATGATTCGTATAGTGGACCCGATCGTAGTCTTCTCGCGTGAGAATCTCCATATCGGCTTCCTGCacgttcttgatctcgtcgGCGGGGACGTACGTGAACATCGCCATGCAAGCGCCAGGTGCACCTCTCACGCGACCGAGGAATCTGATGGACAGAAACTGGAAGCGATCAATCGAGTCAAACTCAGATGCGACTTGAAAGTCTCGTTGTCGGTTCGTTCGCATGGAGAGGTATGTTTCTGACGCTGGGTTCTTATCTGGGTTGGCCCGGATGTAAATGTTGTTTGCAGAGTTGACCATGGGAAATCTCGCGCCGTAAGCAAGAGTATCGTGACTTCTTCGGTTGCTCCAGCTTTGGATGGCCCAAAAGTCCTTCCATTCCTTTTTCTTGAAGTATTTGCTTGTGATGTCTGCTTCAGCCGATGCATTCTCTCCGGCGATCGTGTCCGGAATGCCAGCGTAGTCTCCAAGCTTTCTAAAGTCCCAGAACCGATGCTGCGTGTAATATTCTGGTTCAATGCCGTCTGTCAGGTAACAGTCGCACTGGTCGGCCTCCCAGTCTTCAGGCTTTGTCTCCGTCACATTTTCCTGGGCTCTCGTCACTGTGATGAGCACGAAAACCACAAGTTTTTGTAAAATCCCCATTTGTGTCGATGATCGCCGTGAATCAAGGCGGCATGGTCAATGGGCAGATTAAGttaaagaataaagtaaGACTGTGTGGGGGGTTGCATCTAATATTAGACTTAGACTGAGACGAGTAATGCAAGAATCGATAGTGCCATCTCTAGCACCGAATCAGCGCGACTAACGAGCCGTAATTGTCGTTTATGCCGTTTTGGGAACGGCTCAGTAGCGAGCGTGAAAGTGCGCAAAGGAGCGCAGGGAAGGCCAAAAAGGTTgatttgttcttggcgataGAGAAATCTGCGTGTGATGCGTGCGTTGGGAAATGGCCTAACGCCACCAAATATCGCTACGAGGCTGGTGGTCGGCGATT encodes:
- a CDS encoding related to xyloglucan endo-transglycosylase-like protein; the encoded protein is MGILQKLVVFVLITVTRAQENVTETKPEDWEADQCDCYLTDGIEPEYYTQHRFWDFRKLGDYAGIPDTIAGENASAEADITSKYFKKKEWKDFWAIQSWSNRRSHDTLAYGARFPMVNSANNIYIRANPDKNPASETYLSMRTNRQRDFQVASEFDSIDRFQFLSIRFLGRVRGAPGACMAMFTYVPADEIKNVQEADMEILTREDYDRVHYTNHPGYSIEGEVYPKATRNTTLPDGLKWNEWVEHRLDWTPSQSIWYANGKQVANISFQVPRDPSLMIFNTWGDGGVWTQNMTTGEEAYMEMQWLQLLYNTSDASDKRKRDDAGPKGRFLRKRGDENVCRMVCSIDEEDGAGVVTWLWGNNTASSLLAGSVGASFGGLITWVLGLVVLARWI